The following is a genomic window from Geminicoccus roseus DSM 18922.
TGGCCCGGCCTGTTCGGAGTTGATGCTCTGGCTCAAATGGCTGCTCCGGAACGCGTCCTGGTCAAGGCCCTCCAGGAATGCCGGTCACAGGGACGGAACATGAGCTTCTGGCATACGGGTGACGTCGGCGGGCAGTCAGGATATGGTGCAGCATGAACGAGCTTTCCATCGAAGAACGCCATCTCGAGGAAGCGGACGCCCATATCCGCAGGGCCGTGCAGTCCATTGCCGAACAGGAGCAGATCTTCTTGGCGGTTGCGGAAAACAGCCGTGACCGGACTGAGGCGCATCGTCTGCTCGCCGTCATGCGGCAGACGCTGGAGCAGTTCCATGCGCACCAGCGCCTGATCGCCGAGCGCATCCATGCCTTGACCAGGGACCATCGGGCGCCTCCGTGAGTTGTTTCGGCTAGCCCTGGTCCGGGGCCGGTTCCGCCATGCTCTTCAGAACGGCACGCCGCAGGACCTCGACGTTGTGACGGTACTCCTCCGCCCGATCGGCGTATATTTCCGCGACCGCATGCCGGCCGCCGCTCCTGGCCTCCTTGGCCATCCGTGTCACCAGTTCGGCGCGCTCCTCGATGATCCGCAGCGCCACCCGCAGCGCCTCGTCGACTGCATCCTCCTGCTCCTTGGCGGCCACCTCGGCGGTGAAGCCATGGCCGACCTGACAGCGAAAGCGCAGGGGCCTGCTCTCGCGCACCATCGACAGGACGTCCTGGCAGTTCGGGCAGGTCAGCGGCAGCGGGTTGCCCAGGCGCTGGATCACCTGGCTGTCGACCCGCTCGCCCGCCGCGATGTCGACCTCCAGCCGGATGTCCGGCGCCACCGGCAGCGGGATGCCGGCCGGTTCGCGGGCGAGGTCGGCGAGCGCGTCGCTAAGGCGCGCACCCGGCACGCAAAGGTCGACCGCGGTCGCCAGCAGGGCGTTTTGCGGCATCTCCTGGGCCACCGCGTCAGCGGGATCCTGGACCACCGCCATGCCGCCGCAGCGCTTGATCGCGACGAGCCCCGACGCGCCATCGTTCAGGAATCCGCTCAGGATCACCCCGATCACCCGTGGCCCGTAGGCGGCGGCCGCCGAGCGGAACAGGGGATCGATCGAGGGCCGCATCATGTTCTCGCGCGGGCCGCGTCCCAGGCGCACCACGCCGCCGGCCAGGATCAAATGATGGTCGGGTGCCGCCAGGTAGATCTGGCCCGGCTTGATCGCCATGCCGTGCTGCGC
Proteins encoded in this region:
- a CDS encoding chemotaxis protein CheB; the encoded protein is MGNHDIIVIGGSAGATAPLKALIRSLPADLPAAVFIVLHIPARSIGILSTVLSASGSLPVRQAQHGMAIKPGQIYLAAPDHHLILAGGVVRLGRGPRENMMRPSIDPLFRSAAAAYGPRVIGVILSGFLNDGASGLVAIKRCGGMAVVQDPADAVAQEMPQNALLATAVDLCVPGARLSDALADLAREPAGIPLPVAPDIRLEVDIAAGERVDSQVIQRLGNPLPLTCPNCQDVLSMVRESRPLRFRCQVGHGFTAEVAAKEQEDAVDEALRVALRIIEERAELVTRMAKEARSGGRHAVAEIYADRAEEYRHNVEVLRRAVLKSMAEPAPDQG